In Apodemus sylvaticus chromosome 8, mApoSyl1.1, whole genome shotgun sequence, one genomic interval encodes:
- the LOC127691626 gene encoding epididymal secretory protein E3-beta-like, translating into MSLVPAMMSSLKTWNMLLLLLCLQCSLPAQSSSRREFMEHHHLSSHKVFSAYSCDVLMTDKALKPKPSHLFVYMTWYKVEHICIGSDWKDRYKNLYVWAQTPIKVLRCQWESLKNRYTERRSYSYIQFHCNADGYVDSIEDMKVLEPILL; encoded by the coding sequence ATGTCCCTGGTGCCTGCTATGATGTCCTCTCTAAAAACTTGGAAcatgctcctgctcctgctgtgcCTGCAGTGTAGCCTACCAGCACAAAGCTCTTCCAGGAGGGAGTTTATGGAACACCATCACCTCAGTTCGCACAAAGTGTTCAGTGCCTACAGCTGTGATGTCCTCATGACAGATAAAGCTCTGAAACCGAAGCCCTCACACCTGTTTGTTTATATGACGTGGTACAAAGTTGAACATATATGCATTGGTAGCGACTGGAAAGATCGCTACAAAAACCTGTATGTTTGGGCTCAGACTCCCATTAAGGTCCTCAGGTGCCAGTGGGAGAGCTTAAAAAACAGATATACAGAGAGAAGGAGCTACAGCTATATTCAGTTCCATTGCAATGCTGATGGATATGTCGACAGCATAGAGGACATGAAGGTTCTTGAGCCCATCCTATTGTAA